Proteins encoded together in one Oncorhynchus mykiss isolate Arlee chromosome 7, USDA_OmykA_1.1, whole genome shotgun sequence window:
- the il10 gene encoding interleukin-10 precursor: MSPCSLLLSLLLAAALQCEHAQCRRVPCSDRCCSFVEGFPVRLKELRTAFSTIRDYYEANDELETSLLDEGILHHLKSPVGCHAMDSILKFYLDTVLPTAMNNRTQNNNDFKSPIDSIGNIFHELKKEIVQCRNYFSCKKPFDINEFISSYEKMQDKGLYKAMGELDLLFNYIEEYLVSKRRKH, from the exons atgtctccctgctctctcctcctgtccctgcTGTTGGCTGCAGCGCTGCAGTGTGAGCATGCCCAGTGCAGACGTGTACCGTGCTCCGACCGCTGCTGCTCCTTCGTAGAGGGCTTCCCCGTCAGACTGAAGGAGCTCCGCACCGCCTTCTCCACCATCAGAGACTACTAC GAGGCTAATGACGAGCTGGAGACATCCCTGCTGGACGAAGGGATTCTACACCACTTGAAG AGCCCCGTGGGGTGTCACGCTATGGACAGCATCCTGAAGTTCTATCTCGACACGGTGCTGCCCACCGCCATGaacaacagaacacagaacaacaACGACTTTAAATCTCCCATCGACTCCATCGGAAACATCTTCCACGAGCTGAAGAAAGAGATCGTCCAATGC AGGAACTACTTCTCCTGTAAGAAACCGTTTGACATCAACGAGTTCATCTCCTCGTATGAGAAG ATGCAGGATAAAGGCCTGTATAAGGCAATGGGAGAGCTGGACCTACTCTTCAACTACATCGAGGAGTACCTGGTCTCTAAGAGACGCAAACACTGA